A region from the Mya arenaria isolate MELC-2E11 chromosome 2, ASM2691426v1 genome encodes:
- the LOC128224256 gene encoding neurotrypsin-like, with protein sequence MKYVYTFALCIFLVRNVGCLECYNCHGVMSPSSCQSRRTCEAGQSCYQESRRTSAGTVFDMGCRDTAVCALMDTIIVGRSVEKRQQADCRKCCFADLCNDKFCSFVYPAQVRLTGGVSAAAGRVEISLDNGETWGTICDDSFLNTEAGVVCKMLGYQRQGAIATSQFGTGLTSQKILLDDVDCRGFETNIFNCRHSTVGVNNCDHSEDVGVSCVSTPMSDAQIHLVNGTSPREGRVEVSVDGGATWGTICDDHFNNTEAGVICASLGYERGSALAKLNSYFGGGSKSQVILLDDVYCKGNETNILACQHRPVGESNCAHVEDVGVSCLSATNLRVRLVDGPTSHEGRVEVSDDGGLTWGTVCDDGFGDMEARVVCHMLEYPWAGAVALRNAPYGEGNSTSLILLDDVQCTSADMNIFFCRHNGIGEENCDHNEDVGVQCRPSK encoded by the exons atgaaat atgTGTATACCTTCGCCCTGTGCATTTTTCTTGTACGCAACGTAG GTTGTTTGGAATGTTATAACTGCCACGGTGTGATGTCACCAAGTTCTTGTCAAAGTCGACGCACATGTGAAGCGGGACag TCGTGCTACCAGGAGAGTCGTCGGACGTCGGCGGGAACCGTGTTTGATATGGGATGTAGGGATACAGCG GTGTGTGCTCTGATGGATACCATCATTGTTGGTCGGTCCGTGGAGAAGCGCCAACAGGCGGACTGCCGCAAGTGCTGCTTTGCTGATCTTTGCAACGACAAGTTTTGCTCCTTTG TTTATCCAGCACAAGTTCGGCTGACAGGTGGTGTTTCCGCAGCCGCAGGTCGCGTGGAGATTTCACTTGACAATGGGGAAACGTGGGGAACCATCTGTGACGACAGCTTTCTTAATACCGAGGCCGGAGTTGTATGTAAAATGCTTGGATATCAGAG ACAAGGGGCCATAGCAACATCGCAGTTTGGGACTGGGTTAACTAGCCAGAAGATCCTGCTTGATGATGTTGATTGTCGGGGCTTTGAGACAAATATCTTCAACTGTCGGCATAGCACTGTCGGTGTTAATAACTGCGACCATAGTGAAGATGTCGGCGTCTCATGTGTGTCAA CGCCAATGTCGGATGCTCAGATCCACTTGGTTAACGGTACTTCCCCGAGGGAGGGGCGGGTTGAGGTGTCCGTAGACGGCGGGGCCACATGGGGAACCATTTGTgatgaccattttaacaacacGGAGGCGGGGGTCATCTGTGCCTCACTTGGATACGAGAG AGGATCAGCACTCGCGAAATTGAATTCCTACTTTGGCGGTGGATCGAAATCGCAGGTCATCCTGTTAGATGACGTCTACTGCAAGGGGAACGAAACGAATATATTAGCGTGCCAGCACCGACCCGTCGGTGAAAGCAACTGTGCACACGTCGAGGACGTTGGTGTTTCTTGTCTTAGCG CGACTAACCTCCGTGTGCGTCTTGTTGACGGTCCTACCTCACACGAAGGGCGGGTAGAGGTGTCGGATGACGGCGGCCTCACGTGGGGCACGGTTTGTGATGACGGCTTTGGGGACATGGAGGCCAGGGTCGTGTGCCACATGCTGGAATACCCTTG GGCGGGCGCTGTAGCACTACGCAATGCGCCTTACGGTGAGGGCAATTCCACCTCTCTCATCTTGTTGGATGACGTACAGTGCACTTCCGCCGACATGAACATCTTCTTCTGTAGACACAACGGTATCGGTGAAGAAAACTGCGACCACAACGAGGACGTCGGTGTTCAGTGTCGTCCGAGCAAAT GA